One region of Salvelinus sp. IW2-2015 linkage group LG1, ASM291031v2, whole genome shotgun sequence genomic DNA includes:
- the tfe3b gene encoding transcription factor E3b isoform X1 — protein sequence MSSRVLLRQQLMREQAQEQERREAQEQASVAQLRATDSTPAIAVTLPPIAARPLSAQVPVEVLKVQTHLENPTKFHIQQSQRQQVKQYLSATLCNKGATQTLGVSPLALSSSAPEMDPIARSAPNSSMALHNLGSNKEEIDGVIDDIISLESSFSDDFMTLIELGLQLPSTLPGNLLEVNHSPGMAAPTLTVSNSCPPDLTNIKREYSDADNKALVKERQKKDNHNLIERKRRFNINDRITELGSIIPNSRDLELRWNKGTILKASVDYIRKLQKEQQRAKEVEMRQKKLEHANHCLMLRIQELEVQAQLHGLSSPMSYGLSSDPSFLQQQHLQQGGHILGPRTGVACSQTFLSLGDAAMAQAIPTSFLSPPSSDSPVGVTIGSPLDLGSLSFAELDDPSNAGLFPGVGLGYILMDEGCTLSPERVDPLFFVTPSASKTSSRRSSFSMEEDL from the exons ATGTCGTCACGCGTGCTGCTTCGGCAGCAGCTGATGCGGGAACAAGCCCAGGAGCAAGAGAGACGGGAGGCCCAGGAGCAGGCCTCTGTGGCTCAGCTCAGGGCAACTGACTCCACCCCTGCTATCGCTGTCACTCTGCCCCCAATAGCTGCTCGCCCTCTTTCCGCACAGGTGCCCGTGGAGGTTTTGAAG GTGCAGACCCACCTGGAGAACCCCACCAAGTTTCACATCCAGCAGTCTCAGAGGCAGCAGGTGAAGCAGTATCTCTCTGCCACCCTCTGCAATAAGGGGGCAACTCAGACCCTGGGTGTGTCTCCCCTGGCCCTGTCTAGCTCTGCCCCTGAGATGGATCCCATAGCCCGCAGTGCTCCCAACAGCTCCATGGCTTTACACAACCTGGGATCCAACAAAGAGGAG ATAGATGGTGTAATTGATGACATCATCAGCCTTGAATCAAGTTTCAGTGACGATTTCATGACATTAATTGAATTGGGGCTACAGCTGCCTAGTACG CTCCCCGGGAACCTCCTGGAAGTTAACCATAGTCCTGGAATGGCAGCACCTACCCTCACTGTCAGCAACTCCTGCCCTCCGGATCTAACCAATATTAAAAGGGAATACTCTG ATGCAGATAACAAAGCGctggtgaaagagagacagaagaaagacaACCATAACCTCA TTGAGAGGAAGCGGAGGTTTAACATCAATGACCGCATAACAGAGCTGGGGTCCATAATACCCAATTCAAGGGACTT GGAGTTGCGCTGGAATAAGGGCACCATTCTGAAGGCCTCAGTGGACTACATCAGGAAGCTGCAGAAGGAGCAGCAGAGAGCCAAGGAGGTAGAGATGCGTCAGAAGAAGCTGGAACATGCTAACCACTGCTTGATGCTGCGCATCCAG GAGTTGGAAGTGCAGGCTCAGCTTCATGGACTCTCCAGCCCGATGTCCTATGGTCTGAGTTCAGACCCCTCCTTCCTCCAGCAGCAGCACCTTCAGCAGGGAGGTCATATACTTGGGCCTAGAACTGGAGTGGCCTGCTCCCAAACCTTTCTCAGCTTGGGTGATGCAGCCATGGCACAGGCCATCCctacctccttcctctctccaccctcctctgaCTCCCCTGTGGGTGTGACCATAGGCAGCCCCCTCGACCTGGGCAGTCTGAGCTTCGCCGAGCTGGATGACCCCTCCAATGCTGGGCTGTTCCCAGGCGTGGGGTTGGGGTACATCCTCATGGATGAGGGGTGCACACTGTCCCCTGAGAGGGTGGACCCACTGTTTTTCGTGACACCAAGTGCCTCGAAGACCAGCAGTCGTAGGAGCAGCTTCAGCATGGAGGAGGACTTGTAA
- the tfe3b gene encoding transcription factor E3b isoform X2, which yields MSSRVLLRQQLMREQAQEQERREAQEQASVAQLRATDSTPAIAVTLPPIAARPLSAQVPVEVLKVQTHLENPTKFHIQQSQRQQVKQYLSATLCNKGATQTLGVSPLALSSSAPEMDPIARSAPNSSMALHNLGSNKEEIDGVIDDIISLESSFSDDFMTLIELGLQLPSTLPGNLLEVNHSPGMAAPTLTVSNSCPPDLTNIKREYSDNKALVKERQKKDNHNLIERKRRFNINDRITELGSIIPNSRDLELRWNKGTILKASVDYIRKLQKEQQRAKEVEMRQKKLEHANHCLMLRIQELEVQAQLHGLSSPMSYGLSSDPSFLQQQHLQQGGHILGPRTGVACSQTFLSLGDAAMAQAIPTSFLSPPSSDSPVGVTIGSPLDLGSLSFAELDDPSNAGLFPGVGLGYILMDEGCTLSPERVDPLFFVTPSASKTSSRRSSFSMEEDL from the exons ATGTCGTCACGCGTGCTGCTTCGGCAGCAGCTGATGCGGGAACAAGCCCAGGAGCAAGAGAGACGGGAGGCCCAGGAGCAGGCCTCTGTGGCTCAGCTCAGGGCAACTGACTCCACCCCTGCTATCGCTGTCACTCTGCCCCCAATAGCTGCTCGCCCTCTTTCCGCACAGGTGCCCGTGGAGGTTTTGAAG GTGCAGACCCACCTGGAGAACCCCACCAAGTTTCACATCCAGCAGTCTCAGAGGCAGCAGGTGAAGCAGTATCTCTCTGCCACCCTCTGCAATAAGGGGGCAACTCAGACCCTGGGTGTGTCTCCCCTGGCCCTGTCTAGCTCTGCCCCTGAGATGGATCCCATAGCCCGCAGTGCTCCCAACAGCTCCATGGCTTTACACAACCTGGGATCCAACAAAGAGGAG ATAGATGGTGTAATTGATGACATCATCAGCCTTGAATCAAGTTTCAGTGACGATTTCATGACATTAATTGAATTGGGGCTACAGCTGCCTAGTACG CTCCCCGGGAACCTCCTGGAAGTTAACCATAGTCCTGGAATGGCAGCACCTACCCTCACTGTCAGCAACTCCTGCCCTCCGGATCTAACCAATATTAAAAGGGAATACTCTG ATAACAAAGCGctggtgaaagagagacagaagaaagacaACCATAACCTCA TTGAGAGGAAGCGGAGGTTTAACATCAATGACCGCATAACAGAGCTGGGGTCCATAATACCCAATTCAAGGGACTT GGAGTTGCGCTGGAATAAGGGCACCATTCTGAAGGCCTCAGTGGACTACATCAGGAAGCTGCAGAAGGAGCAGCAGAGAGCCAAGGAGGTAGAGATGCGTCAGAAGAAGCTGGAACATGCTAACCACTGCTTGATGCTGCGCATCCAG GAGTTGGAAGTGCAGGCTCAGCTTCATGGACTCTCCAGCCCGATGTCCTATGGTCTGAGTTCAGACCCCTCCTTCCTCCAGCAGCAGCACCTTCAGCAGGGAGGTCATATACTTGGGCCTAGAACTGGAGTGGCCTGCTCCCAAACCTTTCTCAGCTTGGGTGATGCAGCCATGGCACAGGCCATCCctacctccttcctctctccaccctcctctgaCTCCCCTGTGGGTGTGACCATAGGCAGCCCCCTCGACCTGGGCAGTCTGAGCTTCGCCGAGCTGGATGACCCCTCCAATGCTGGGCTGTTCCCAGGCGTGGGGTTGGGGTACATCCTCATGGATGAGGGGTGCACACTGTCCCCTGAGAGGGTGGACCCACTGTTTTTCGTGACACCAAGTGCCTCGAAGACCAGCAGTCGTAGGAGCAGCTTCAGCATGGAGGAGGACTTGTAA